One segment of Solanum lycopersicum chromosome 1, SLM_r2.1 DNA contains the following:
- the LOC138341832 gene encoding uncharacterized protein: MDWNEAAEQRLNGLNELDEFRLKAYESSALYKEKIKKYHDQKIEKRNFLVGDLVLLFNARLRSFSSKLKSKWTGPYSIMQLFPHGAIDLKNKKGVRFKVNGQRIKIYLGHAETAKKVIEAYHLDEV; the protein is encoded by the coding sequence atggattggaatgaggCTGCAGAACAGAGGTTAAAcgggttgaatgagcttgatgaatttcgcttgaaggcatatgaaagttcagccctctacaaagaaaagataaagaagtaccatgaccaaaaaaTTGAGAAGCGCAATTTTTtggtcggggatttggtgcttttgtttAATGCTAGGTTGCGTTCGTTTTCgagcaaactcaagtccaaatggactggcccctATTCGATCAtgcaactattccctcatggtgcGATTGACTTAAAGAACAAGAAGGGTGTGAGGTTCAAGGTGAACGGGCAGCGAATCAAAATATATCTAGGGCATGCTGAAACGGCAAAaaaagtgatcgaggcataccatcttgatgaagtttga